The window TGACATAACAGACATCCGCCAAGTTGGTAAAGGCTGCAACAAAAGGATTTCTGAATTCGCACAAGCCCTTGCACGAAGCTCCTTTACCCAAAAGGGACTATCATTGAGTTTGGCAGCAACCATCGCACTGACCACTATCGGTTTTGTACAACCTGCTGATGCTCAAGGGCGTAAAATTCGACTGGTGCGTGATGCTGAAACCGAAGAATTGATCCGCGATTATGCAAAACCGATTTTCAAAGCTGCGGGCCTGAAACCACGCAATGTTCGTATTCACTTGATCAACGATTCCCGTTTTAACGCCTTTGTTGTCGATTCCAAACGCATGTTCATCAACACCGGCACGTTGGTTACCGCACAGACCCCCAATGAAGTGATTGGTGTCATCGCACATGAGACCGGTCATATTGCAGGTGGCCATCTGGTCCGGCTACGTCAGGCCCTGCGCGAAGCTCAAACCATTGCTGCGATTACCATGCTGCTTGGCGTTGGCGCAGCCGTAGCAGGCGCAGCAACCCGACGAGACGGTGCAGCACAAGCAGGCACGGCAATTGCTTCTTCGGCCCCTGTACTTGCGCAGCGCACATTCCTGTCCTATGCCCGAACAGAAGAGATAGCCGCAGACCGTGCTGCTTACCGGTATCTGGAGCGTACAGGCCAATCCACCAAAGGCATGTTGACAACCTTCTCGCGCTTCGCCAATCAAACCATGTTTTCAGGGGCACATATCGACCCATATTTGCAATCGCATCCTCTCCCCCGTGATCGCATCAGCCAGCTGGAGCGTTTGGCCAAGAAAAGCCGAAACTACAACAAGAAAGATAGCAAGAGCCTCTCATACCGACACGCTATGGTAAAAGCAAAGCTCGCGGCCTTCACCCAGAACGCCAAGCGCGTGATGAGAAAATACAAAGGCAATGATCTTCCCTCTCAATATGCAAGAGCGATCACCACTTATCGCCTGGGCAATCATCGCAAGGCTTTGAAGCTCGTGGATGCTTTACTGCGGTCCCAACCCAACAATGCTTATTTCTGGGAACTTAAAGGTCAAATCCTGCTGGAAACCGGGGCGGGAGCAAAGGCAATTACGCCGTTAAATAAGGCGGTTGCTCTCAAACCCAACGTGTCACTCTTCCGAGTAATGCTGGGACAAGCCATCATATCCAGTGGAAACAGGGCAAATTACAAACAGGCAATCACTCATTTGCGCCGTGGACTGCAAAAAGATCCGGATATTGCCGTAGCCTATCGCTTTCTGGCCCAGGCTTATGATGCTATCGGCAATCGAGCAGAAGCGGAACTGGCGACGGCCAATGGTTATTTTGCCTCCGGCCAGATCGGCGCGGCAAAATCCCTGGCCACACGAGCCAAGAAGAAGCTGAAACGAGGCAGCCCCTCCTGGCTTCAGGCTGAAGACATTCTTCTGTACAAAAAACCAAAAATCTGACCTCAAGATACTCATCTAAGGGCAAAACAGAACCATATCCCTCCCAATAGCGACTTATGCGACAGACCGTCACAATTTGGTGATTGCACGGCTTTGAACAGGAAATGACCAAATCTTTTCGCTATTGTGACCCACAAATCATGTGATCTAAATCCAGCCGGTTTTCATCTTTCAGGCCGGAACCATACTTCAAGGATGCTGCCATGCGTTTCAAAACTATGTTTACTTCCGGCTTGCTTGCCTTTGGCCTGCTCGCTAGCCCAATCACTCAGCCTGCAGCCAGTGCGACCGAATTCAGCACTGACCAGAAGGCTGAAATTGAAAAGATCATGGTGGATTATCTGCTGGAAAATCCAGATGTGATTCGCAAGGTCTTTGGCTTGCTGAGAGAACAAGATGCCAAGCGCGAACAGGCGGCAGCAACGGAGCGCGCAGAAAAAGCCAAGCTCGTACTCGCCAGCAAGAAGACCGAGATCTTCAACAGTGATCTGGATCCGGTGGTCGGTAATGCCAACGGCGATGTGACCATGGTCGAGTTCCTCGATTATAATTGTGGTTATTGCAAACGCGCTTTCTCCAACATGCTGACACTCATGGAGAAAGACCAAAATCTCCGTATCGTGATCAAGGAATGGCCAGTTCTGGGACCGCAATCAGTCGAAGCAAGTCTGGTTGCCGTAGCGGTACAAAAAACCGACCCAAGCAAATATTGGGACTTCCACAAAGGCATGATGACCTTGCGCGGTCAGGCCAACAAGGAAACCGCCCTGCGCGTTGCCGAAAAGATCGGTCTGGATCGAGCAAAACTGGAAACCATGATGGACGACAAAGAAACCCTCAAACCAATCGAGGCTTCTTATGCCTTGGCTGACGAGTTGGGTCTGACCGGCACTCCTGCCTATGTAGTGGGAGAAGAGCTGATCCCTGGTTTTGTACCAGTCACGACATTGGAAACCATGATAGAAGTAGCCCGAAAAAAATCATCATAACGGTGCCTGCCGAGTTCCAAATGTGGAATTCTTCGTAATTGCTACTCCATGAAGCAAAACAAAGTATTTTTTGAGCTGAAAGGCGTTGACCAACGCTTTTCAGCTCTTTTCACTCTTAGACGAAACGCCTATAACATTTCAGGCTCTTTTTCATCTGCCTGTCGTCTTTGAGTATGGTGAAACGCTTGACGCTAATCACTCCAAGGATTGATTTGGCTGCGAGAAGGTGGAAAACAGTCCGGCCAGTGCCCATATGACATGGAAGCCAACAGGCACACGGAGCAGATGGAACCATCAATGACCAAAGAAATTTTCGTTCTCAATGGCCCCAATCTGAACAGACTTGGCACCCGTGAACCGGAGATTTATGGCTCTACCACGCTGGCTGATATCGAGAGCATGTGCATGACCAAAGCGTCCGAGCTTGGCGCCACTCTCACCTTTCGTCAAAGCAACCATGAAGGTAATCTGGTTGACTGGATTCAGGAGGCAGCTGACAAACAGGCAGGCCTCGTCATCAATCCAGCCGCCTACACCCACACCTCGGTTGCTTTGCAAGATGCAATCAAAGCAGGTGGCGTCCCCACCATTGAAGTACATCTTTCCAATATTCACGCAAGAGAATCCTTTCGACACAAATCCTATGTCTCACCTGTTGCATTGGGTGTGATCTGCGGTCTGGGCGCACGGGGATATTTGCTTGCACTGGACGCTCTTGTCTCTCATCTGGAACAAAAACACGATTAAACCGGGCTGCAAGAACTAAGCTGCACCGACACTGACGGAAACCTGAAAATGACAAAAGAAAAAAACAAGCTTGATCCGGATTTCATTCGCCAACTGGCTGAATTGGTTCAGTCCACAGATCTGACCGAGATCGAGGTTGAACAGGACGATTTACGTATTCGCGTCGCCCGCGAAATCATAGTACAGCAAGCCGCGATTGCGGCACCTGTCGCCGCAGCTCCTGCCCCTGTGGCAGCTCCGGCTACAGCTGCACCTGCTCCAATCGCCGAAACTGCCGCTGCCGGTGGCGGTCAGGATCTATCCAATGCAGTTCGTTCCCCAATGGTTGGTACCGCTTATATGTCTCCGGAACCAGGTGCCGCAGCCTTTATCGCTGTCGGAGATCAGGTTCGTGAAGGTCAGACCCTGATGATTGTGGAAGCCATGAAAACCATGAACCACATCCCGGCAACTAAGTCCGGCAAAGTCACTGCCATTCTGGTAGAAGATGCTCAACCGGTAGAGTTTGACGAACCACTTATCATCATCGAATAATCACCACGCTTTAGGGGAAACGCATGTTTTCAAAGGTTTTGATTGCCAACCGTGGTGAAATTGCCCTGCGCGTATTGCGCGCCTGTAAAGAACTGGGCATTCAGACGGTTGCTGTCCATTCCACAGCAGATGCCGAGGCCATGCATGTAAAGCTGGCCGACGAAAGCGTTTGTATTGGTCCGCCAATGGCACGTGACAGCTATCTTAACATTCCGCAAATCCTGGCTGCTTGTGAAATCACTGGAGCCGATGCGGTCCATCCTGGCTATGGCTTCCTGTCAGAGAATGCTCGCTTCGCCGAAATTCTGGAAGCTCACAACATCCAGTTCATCGGCCCAAGCGCTGAGCATATTCGCGTGATGGGCGACAAGATCGCCGCCAAGCAGACAGCCGAACGCTTGGGGATTCCTGTCGTACCAGGTTCTGCTGGAGGTGTTGACACCCCGGAAGAAGCAAAGCGTATTTCTTCCGATATGGGCTATCCTGTACTTATCAAGGCCGCATCTGGCGGCGGCGGTAAAGGAATGCAGGTTGTTCGCTCGGAAGACGAGATTGAACTTGCATTTTCAACAGCCCGTTCCGAAGCAGCAGCCAACTTTGGCGACGATACGGTCTATATTGAGAAATATCTCGGCAAACCACGCCATATCGAAGTACAGGTAATGGGCGATGGCAAAGGTCATGCCATCCATCTGGGTGAGCGTGACTGCTCCTTGCAACGCCGTCACCAAAAGGTCTGGGAAGAAGCACGTTCCCCGGCTCTGAATGATGAGCAACAGGCCAAAATTGGCGAGATCTGTGCCAATGCCATGAAAGGTCTCGGCTATTCCGGTGCTGGTACCATCGAATTTCTCTATGAGAATGGTGAATTTTATTTCATCGAGATGAATACCCGCTTGCAGGTAGAGCATCCTGTCACCGAAATGATCACACGCATTGATCTGGTTAATGAGCAGTTGAAAGTTGCCTGTGGTGCCGGACTTGATATCAAGCAGGAAGATGTCCGCTTCCATGGCCA is drawn from Cohaesibacter gelatinilyticus and contains these coding sequences:
- a CDS encoding M48 family metalloprotease; amino-acid sequence: MVDITDIRQVGKGCNKRISEFAQALARSSFTQKGLSLSLAATIALTTIGFVQPADAQGRKIRLVRDAETEELIRDYAKPIFKAAGLKPRNVRIHLINDSRFNAFVVDSKRMFINTGTLVTAQTPNEVIGVIAHETGHIAGGHLVRLRQALREAQTIAAITMLLGVGAAVAGAATRRDGAAQAGTAIASSAPVLAQRTFLSYARTEEIAADRAAYRYLERTGQSTKGMLTTFSRFANQTMFSGAHIDPYLQSHPLPRDRISQLERLAKKSRNYNKKDSKSLSYRHAMVKAKLAAFTQNAKRVMRKYKGNDLPSQYARAITTYRLGNHRKALKLVDALLRSQPNNAYFWELKGQILLETGAGAKAITPLNKAVALKPNVSLFRVMLGQAIISSGNRANYKQAITHLRRGLQKDPDIAVAYRFLAQAYDAIGNRAEAELATANGYFASGQIGAAKSLATRAKKKLKRGSPSWLQAEDILLYKKPKI
- a CDS encoding DsbA family protein; its protein translation is MRFKTMFTSGLLAFGLLASPITQPAASATEFSTDQKAEIEKIMVDYLLENPDVIRKVFGLLREQDAKREQAAATERAEKAKLVLASKKTEIFNSDLDPVVGNANGDVTMVEFLDYNCGYCKRAFSNMLTLMEKDQNLRIVIKEWPVLGPQSVEASLVAVAVQKTDPSKYWDFHKGMMTLRGQANKETALRVAEKIGLDRAKLETMMDDKETLKPIEASYALADELGLTGTPAYVVGEELIPGFVPVTTLETMIEVARKKSS
- the aroQ gene encoding type II 3-dehydroquinate dehydratase, which translates into the protein MTKEIFVLNGPNLNRLGTREPEIYGSTTLADIESMCMTKASELGATLTFRQSNHEGNLVDWIQEAADKQAGLVINPAAYTHTSVALQDAIKAGGVPTIEVHLSNIHARESFRHKSYVSPVALGVICGLGARGYLLALDALVSHLEQKHD
- the accB gene encoding acetyl-CoA carboxylase biotin carboxyl carrier protein, giving the protein MTKEKNKLDPDFIRQLAELVQSTDLTEIEVEQDDLRIRVAREIIVQQAAIAAPVAAAPAPVAAPATAAPAPIAETAAAGGGQDLSNAVRSPMVGTAYMSPEPGAAAFIAVGDQVREGQTLMIVEAMKTMNHIPATKSGKVTAILVEDAQPVEFDEPLIIIE
- the accC gene encoding acetyl-CoA carboxylase biotin carboxylase subunit gives rise to the protein MFSKVLIANRGEIALRVLRACKELGIQTVAVHSTADAEAMHVKLADESVCIGPPMARDSYLNIPQILAACEITGADAVHPGYGFLSENARFAEILEAHNIQFIGPSAEHIRVMGDKIAAKQTAERLGIPVVPGSAGGVDTPEEAKRISSDMGYPVLIKAASGGGGKGMQVVRSEDEIELAFSTARSEAAANFGDDTVYIEKYLGKPRHIEVQVMGDGKGHAIHLGERDCSLQRRHQKVWEEARSPALNDEQQAKIGEICANAMKGLGYSGAGTIEFLYENGEFYFIEMNTRLQVEHPVTEMITRIDLVNEQLKVACGAGLDIKQEDVRFHGHAIECRINAENAQTFRPSPGKISHYHPPGGLGVRVDSGVYQGYSIPPYYDSLIGKLIVTGRNRVECMMRLRRALDEFVIDGIETTIPLFRNLVDNADIANGAYDIHWLENYLEKTVIEM